GCCGGAATTTGGCCGTCAGCACAGTATTAAGAAATTGACAGATTTGTCGCTGCTCATTATTTAACTCGCCAGACGCATCCATTGCCAATTGCTGCGCGTAATCCCAATCGGCATGGTTAGCTGCCGCCAGCGGTTTTGCCCAGCGGACTTGAAATAACGCAACCGTGTTATCAAGCCGGCTGCCGACTGCCGCTATATCCCCGTTCTGGCTTAAAGCCAAAAAATCACCTGCTGCCCCAGCCGGCTGTTGCCACATTTGTTGTTCATTCCACCAGATTTTCACGCAGCCGTCAGCTCCTGCGCTTGCCAGCAAGCTATCGGTTGCAGCCAATGCCGTCACCGGTCCGGCGTGAGCGCAGACTACGCCCCCGGGTTTTCCCGCTGCCAGCGGCCAGAAACGGATTCTGCCGTTCTTGCCGCCGCTATATAAGCCTTGTTGACCGGGATGAACGGCAGTTGCGCCTGACACCCCGGCAGGCATCTGGCTGCGGGTTGTCATAAATGCCCCATCCCACTGCCACAAACGAATCACCGGCGCCATGACCCTGTCTTTAGCCGCAGCCAGTATTTTTCCTTGATTATTAATAAATATACTCTCTACCAAGCCGGGCTGCCCTTTTACCGTCGCAGTCCATTTTATGTCCGGCATAGTCCAGATATGTGCCTTTCCGTCCGCCCCGGCTGTTGCCAAGTACCGCCCGTCAGGAGAAAAGGCCAGACAGGTAACTGCCGCCGCATGAAGATCTACCGTACGCCAAGGCAGTCCAAGTTCAAACTCCCGTTCATCCCCGATGCGCCAAAGCCGCACCCGGCCGTCGCCGCCCCCGCCTGCCAGTATCTTGCCGTCCGGATGAAAGGCCAGGCATTGTAAATTAGCGCCGCTATCCCTTAAGAAAAGCTTGCCAACGGATCTTCCGTCAGGTACAAAGACATCTTTGCCCTGACCGGGGCACAACTCCACCATAAGCCGCCATATGAGCCTGTCCCAGGGCGGCGGCTGCCAGGCAGCCCGCGCCAAAATAAGCGTCATCTCGGCGGCCCACTCCACCGGCGCGCGGAATATCATGCGGTACATATCCGCCCAAGCCTGCCGGTCCGCTAATATATTGACTACGCAAGACCAGTCATCCCAGGTGATTTGTTCATAATCCTGCGGACTGCCGCAACCAAGCAGCAGTTCCACA
This window of the Methylomusa anaerophila genome carries:
- a CDS encoding WD40 repeat domain-containing protein, with the translated sequence MVLRDDDKEYLRQLGWIFPAEYVLELRRLVEQVIAEQMTEGERQNIREIIWTVMERIRAAGDGDPVLAGTEDNKEKEAEAAAITAAFANQVQVALAAGKPEIPAGMGPEVVTHLVDALNNTDAVVAANARKALGRLTDGGSIDAFCSLWVDSRRQDLAAIIAEAGYVAAGPIRNRVLTVLKTGAAISMLSWGRETVRELIAAAGDSDRDIAGAAREAMLTLTAAAAIDALCEEALNPAADPRLIAWVIAAGYTPQEDSRAALFYCLTEQWEKYFALDWQDHRPLLAAGYSRATTAEKDRFLKVTRRSGNSRLVVELLLGCGSPQDYEQITWDDWSCVVNILADRQAWADMYRMIFRAPVEWAAEMTLILARAAWQPPPWDRLIWRLMVELCPGQGKDVFVPDGRSVGKLFLRDSGANLQCLAFHPDGKILAGGGGDGRVRLWRIGDEREFELGLPWRTVDLHAAAVTCLAFSPDGRYLATAGADGKAHIWTMPDIKWTATVKGQPGLVESIFINNQGKILAAAKDRVMAPVIRLWQWDGAFMTTRSQMPAGVSGATAVHPGQQGLYSGGKNGRIRFWPLAAGKPGGVVCAHAGPVTALAATDSLLASAGADGCVKIWWNEQQMWQQPAGAAGDFLALSQNGDIAAVGSRLDNTVALFQVRWAKPLAAANHADWDYAQQLAMDASGELNNEQRQICQFLNTVLTAKFRRDIMF